The genomic region CGGTGAACATGGTCGACATCGACTGCACGCTGATCGCAGGAACCTACAACCTCCTGGACCAGGAGGCAGCCAAAGAGCTGCTTCCCCTTTGCCAGACGCGAGGAATAGCAGTCATCAACGGACGGGTGTTCGGATCCGGCATCCTGGCCACAGGAACAATCCGCGGCGCCCGGTTCAACTACGCTCCCGCAAGCGCCGAACTCATCGCGAAGGTACGGCCAATCGAGGATCTCTGCGGCGACTACGGCGTATCCCTTGGCGCTGTCGCGGTCCAGTTCGCCGCGTCGCATCCAGCCATCAGCAACGTCTGCATGGGGGCCGGCAGCGTCGAGCAACAGAAACAGAACTACTCATGGCTCGAAGAGGAAGTACCCGACGGGCTTTGGAACGAGCTGACTACCAACGGCCTGCTGCCAGCCCACACCCCCTTCCCCGTCGAGCCTAAACAATCCTCCGGATACTAAGGACCCCAACAAATGCTTCAAGAAGCGGAAAAAATCGCCGCCGCAGCCGAAAATGCAGCCGCAGAAGCAGGCGTGAACGTGGTTGTCAGCATCGTAGACACACATGGCAACCCGGTTCTCCTGCACAGGATGGACGGCGCACCACTGCACTCCCTCGAGATGGCCTTCCGCAAAGCCTACACAGCAGCCTCCTTCGATGTGGCCACGGAGGAACTGGCAAACCAAGTACTGCCCGGCCAGCCCCTGTACGGCCTCGCCGTCAACTCCGGCAGCAAACTCATCACCTTCGGTGGCGGGGCGCCCACGACGCTTTCGGACGGTCGCAAAGTCGGTGTCGGAATTTCGGGAGGAACTACAGAAGAGGACATCGACATCCTACAGAGTGCGCTTGGGCAGACCGTCACCTAACTCTTCGCACACACGCCAAGGTTGAAGCTTTGATGGCGTGGCCCTTACCCACAACGGGATGGGCAGCTAATCTGTCGAAGCTCTGGCAGAGCAAAACCGGAGCAAGCCACGCACTCCGAACTCGTAATCTGTGCCATCACGGTTTTGAACAGCAACCTCCAGTTGTCCGGTTGGCGTACACCCCAACCTGACGTCAGGAACGTGTCCAAAAGCTGTCAGATTAGAGTCCAAATTCCTTTTCTGGGCACGAGCCTCATGACGCTCTTAGAAGTCAACCTGACATCCCGCGGCGGATGTACCGTGGCGTCAACGGTTCCGCCCCAACGTCTGCGGGCGGAGTTCACCACTGGACACCCGAGAGGCCTGTTTGCCGTCAGCGCCGCTTGCAAGACCGCGCCCTTTAAACCTCCGCCACAGGAGCCGCGAACTGCGCCTCGTACAGCCGCGAATAAGCCCCACCCGCCGCCAACAACTCAGCGTGCGTCCCCTGCTCCACGATCTGCCCGGCCTCCATCACCAAAATGAGGTCGGCGTCGCGGATCGTGGACAGGCGGTGCGCGATCACGAAGCTCGTCCGGTCGGACCGCAGCGCGCTCATCGCCTTCTGCACGAGCACCTCTGTGCGCGTATCCACTGAAGAAGTCGCCTCGTCCAGGATCAGCACCGAGGGCCGGGCCAGGAACGCCCGCGCGATCGTCAGCAGCTGCTTCTCGCCGGCAGACACATTGGAGCCCTCGTCCTCCAGCACGGTGTCGTAGCCCTCCGGCAGTGAGTGCACGAACCGGTCCACGTACGTCGCCCGCGCTGCCTCCAGGATCTCCTCCTCGGTGGCAGAAGGCCGGCCGTACGCAATGTTGTCCCGGATGGACCCGCCGAACAGCCACGTATCCTGCAGCACCATGCCCATCCGCGAGCGCAGCTCGCGCCGGGAAACGGTGGTGACGTCCACGCCGTCGAGCGTTATCCGTCCCGCATCAATCTCGTAGAACCGCATCATCAGGTTCACCAGCGTCGTCTTACCGGCGCCCGTCGGGCCCACGATCGCCACCGTCTGCCCCGGTTCCGCCACCAGGCTCAGGTCCGAGATCAGCGGCTTGTCCGGTGAATAGGAGAACGAGACGTTCTCGAACACCAGCCGCCCCCGCCCGCCGGCCGGCGCCGCCGAAGGAGAAGGATCAGCCGACTGCTCGTCCTCATCCAGCAGCTCGAACACCCGCTCGGCCGACGCCACCCCGGACTGCAGCAGGTTGGCCATGGACCCCAGCTGGGCCAGCGGCTGGGTGAACTGCCGCGAGTACTGGATGAACGCCTGCACATCGCCCAGCTGCATCGCACCGGACGCCACCTGCAGGCCGCCCACCACGGCGATGCCCACGTACACCAGGTTCCCAATGAACGTCATGGCCGGCATGATCAGCCCGGAGATGAACTGCGCGCCGAAGCTCGCCTGGTACAGCTCCGCATTCTTCTGCCGGAACCGCTCCCCCACCTCCTGCTGCCGGCCGAACACCTTCACCAGAGCATGCCCGGTGTACGTCTCCTCGATCTGCCCGTTCAGCTCCCCGGTATGCTTCCATTGCGCCACGAACAGCTTCTGCGAGCGCTTGGCGATCATCGCCGTCGTCACCAGCGTCAGCGGAATGGTCACTAGCGCAATCACCGCCAGCGTGGGCGAGAGCAGGAACATCATCAGCAGCACGCCCAGCACCGTCAGCAGGGAGGTCACCGCCTGGGAGATCGACTGCTGCAGGCTCTGCGAGATGTTGTCCACGTCATTGGTCACCCGGCTGAGCAGCTCGCCGCGCTGGATCGAATCGAAGTACCGCAGCGGCAGCCGGTTGATCTTCGCCTCGATCCGCTCGCGCAGCCGGTACACCGTCCGCTGCACCACGCCGTTGAGCACATACGCCTGGACCCACATGAACGCGGACGCCAGCACGTACAGCGCCAGCGCCCACAGCAGCACATTGGCCAGCGCAGTGAAGTCGTCCCCCGTCCCGGGCGTCAGCGCCATGGCACTGAGCATGTCCGCCTTCTGGTTCTCCCCAGCCGCCCGAAGCTGCGCGATCAGCTGCGCCTTGCTCATCCCCGGCGGGAGCTGCTTGGACACGACGCCGGCAAAGATGATGTTGGTGCCCTCGCCCAGCAGCCGCGGCCCGATCACGGACAGCGTCACCCCGGCAACGCTCAGCGCGATCACCAGCACCAGCCACAGCCGCTCCGGCCTCAGCTGCCCCAGCAGCCGCTTGGCGGACGGCCAGAAGTTCAGCGCCTTCTCCGCGGGGATGTTCATCCCCGCAAAGGGGCCTCCGCGGCCGGGTCCCATGGGCGGACGCGGCGGGCGTCCGACGGCGGTGGTCCCGGCTTCCGGGGCCGGCCCCGGCCTGGTGGGGGTGCTGCGCCCGCTCATACCGCCTCCTCCGCTGCCAGCTGCGAGGACACGATCTCGCGGTACGTCTCCGAAGCCTCCAGCAGCTCGTCGTGCGTGCCGCGCCCCACGATCCTGCCGTCGTCCAGCACCAGGATCTGGTCCGCGTCGGCGATGCTGGACACCCGCTGGGCGATGATCACGAGGGTGGCGCCGGAGGTGTCGTGCTTGAGGGCCTGCCGCAGCCGGGCGTCAGTGGCGGTGTCCAGCGAGGAGAACGAGTCGTCAAAGATGTAGAGCTCCGGCTGTTTCACCAGCGCCCGGGCGATCGCGATCCGCTGCCGCTGCCCGCCGGAGACGTTGGTGCCGCCCTGCGAAATGGGAGCGTCCAGCCCGCCCTCCATCTCCCGGACGAAGTCCTGCGCCTGCGCCGTGGCC from Arthrobacter globiformis harbors:
- a CDS encoding GlcG/HbpS family heme-binding protein, which codes for MLQEAEKIAAAAENAAAEAGVNVVVSIVDTHGNPVLLHRMDGAPLHSLEMAFRKAYTAASFDVATEELANQVLPGQPLYGLAVNSGSKLITFGGGAPTTLSDGRKVGVGISGGTTEEDIDILQSALGQTVT
- a CDS encoding ABC transporter ATP-binding protein; the encoded protein is MSGRSTPTRPGPAPEAGTTAVGRPPRPPMGPGRGGPFAGMNIPAEKALNFWPSAKRLLGQLRPERLWLVLVIALSVAGVTLSVIGPRLLGEGTNIIFAGVVSKQLPPGMSKAQLIAQLRAAGENQKADMLSAMALTPGTGDDFTALANVLLWALALYVLASAFMWVQAYVLNGVVQRTVYRLRERIEAKINRLPLRYFDSIQRGELLSRVTNDVDNISQSLQQSISQAVTSLLTVLGVLLMMFLLSPTLAVIALVTIPLTLVTTAMIAKRSQKLFVAQWKHTGELNGQIEETYTGHALVKVFGRQQEVGERFRQKNAELYQASFGAQFISGLIMPAMTFIGNLVYVGIAVVGGLQVASGAMQLGDVQAFIQYSRQFTQPLAQLGSMANLLQSGVASAERVFELLDEDEQSADPSPSAAPAGGRGRLVFENVSFSYSPDKPLISDLSLVAEPGQTVAIVGPTGAGKTTLVNLMMRFYEIDAGRITLDGVDVTTVSRRELRSRMGMVLQDTWLFGGSIRDNIAYGRPSATEEEILEAARATYVDRFVHSLPEGYDTVLEDEGSNVSAGEKQLLTIARAFLARPSVLILDEATSSVDTRTEVLVQKAMSALRSDRTSFVIAHRLSTIRDADLILVMEAGQIVEQGTHAELLAAGGAYSRLYEAQFAAPVAEV